Proteins encoded by one window of Drosophila melanogaster chromosome X:
- the chas gene encoding chascon, isoform D, with amino-acid sequence MVVILLLSPCTCSRSSSSSHAHDHAHDPGHAPSKHHHQYHQYHQHQQHHQNSQHHQQPEQPPSVARSGDSRSSNESSSASTGDTAIPAGYLQLHHQKQNQNQNQKDPQNRQHSDNYPHQPSHSCSTATNTAPLSVFGHGCWMPQQPANAVPKPPRSHGLQWSSSAYPATHATSHQPVIFRVQSSLPNGSFTNATTTTTTTTDYVRHVTRVNFYDIDTSQVEFEPKDDEESNEVTASNCDTEAITKEEEWITKRKTELTTTRQIETRVKRQVKLQDGKVIEDSGPIVSTNTTEDTDKQETETTEKRDLDLPDDLDGNAQLIDVAALQAGAINETQLAQIQEVFGPADGAGKLVKRMVPRPVDGLVRQTDDKRVISHEEIKDYHETEDVQHHGDFTDQTYVNAVRDGVENLEAVLCSPESQRQLVPLGPKVVANRSKSRKTIDSEDTQKRCLAQEDGTLVTESRRTTEHELIVDDELPDPPANGASDDLGLQLQVGEQVTTTAANQRFFRQRDEQHVDVLANGRLQSTEMRYAAETTQMDKDGPTDLERPGDWDSLSDRMRKLRRSQQQQQKEVALLADRKDALTKRPLDFDREEETRKGETMKWLESHFGSESTASNDSRDDEADAEVEPTKKSYFNVTIKSQSHAQSHLATQQHSHPQHISHGHHPQTLPRSAERERERERERERERERERERERDRDRHPLAMTASASQERKAPANSAGGRSKYFQGISNWSERKDPGPPVNHFSSQAFRDDLQETIRRNGLKKKVSGPGSSQGSALAQETVVQPKDSYVSREDILQQKRQSLSSQFLARSMRGSRDALDDLEAIPGPGPGPSMISPRAEEPSHKRVAYGHRGNNGTHINGHALNGVAPTLVNGRGKSYEPPAPPPAAVPPLEFGGGGSQLGQNPRPTVPQRRRAIEKKLGEHSHTHSHSHSHSSHTSHSAHLPVKSQAPMPSQLNQLEPPPDYSPPPRSRSRSSSPQVDYLMTREMPASTMTLSRKQQQRTRFAPTSSYPPATGGTGNLRPPGATSVSTSNLSAMSGGVSTSKSSRMGQVIGNSLRKLVSKIRSASAERKFRMKSAASKSREQSPSPGQDPRGVGPPVTTYQQYNVIDGHIGSHDSEDSNSDNQRRRERERERERERERERERDPLKQESQSRQNFKRAESADPQLQHLEQAISPRQRYYLGEDPYSSTLYGKENHYERRPRQRNMERTDERMERLERLEREDDYYESRAPPPVTAAHTLGRYQKHGQRFSGSTPNLHQQQQDYRSAQTLPRKLHEQRTQRFGNAMEKQPAPGRGSYLSASGQQQQSRGIPHNQNQQNQQNPNPSPSINGNPNPMQAQQGPAKPARTYAKVLNRSKSFNVHGMNGSNDPSPIYIEKLTRNNYQQRQEPSFGYGLGQGPNANYKSNPHLFSGKDNSLKSGLKSPSIVNLISRSQKDLTKIAGNDEDDVGYPEQDKKQLYLRGLHQQAPDLYRVIHGDEDYGSRKYPLQAKYSLDSRSPPSVELNKDTASIVRRSSEVDHQQSHHHNQQHHQHHIQSHQQQNLRRGSGATIIELRHRK; translated from the exons ATGGTGGTGATCCTCCTACTGTCGCCATGCACttgcagccgcagcagcagcagcagccacgccCACGACCACGCCCATGATCCCGGCCACGCACCATCCAAGCACCACCACCAATACCACCAGTaccaccaacaccaacaacaccaCCAAAACAGCCAGCACCATCAACAACCAGAACAACCACCATCGGTGGCTAGAAGTGGAGATTCCCGCAGCAGCAATGAGTCTTCATCGGCATCCACGGGCGACACAGCCATTCCGGCTGGATATCTGCAGTTGCACCACCAGAAAcagaatcaaaatcaaaatcagaagGATCCACAGAATCGGCAACATTCGGATAATTATCCCCATCAACCTAGTCATAGTTGTAGCACCGCCACAAACACAGCACCACTATCCGTTTTTGGCCACGGATGTTGGATGCCCCAGCAGCCAGCGAACGCCGTGCCGAAGCCACCGCGATCCCATGGCCTCCAGTGGTCATCGAGCGCCTATCCTGCCACACATGCCACCAGCCACCAACCGGTCATCTTTCGCGTCCAATCGTCACTGCCCAACGGGAGCTTTACTaacgccaccaccaccacaaccaccaccactGACTACGTGCGTCACGTGACCCGCGTTAACTTCTACGACATTGATACTTCGCAGGTCGAATTCGAACCCAAAGACGACGAGGAAAGCAACGAGGTCACGGCAAGCAATTGCGATACAGAAGCTATTACCAAAGAAG AGGAGTGGATAACGAAGCGCAAGACAGAACTAACAACTACCAGACAGATCGAGACGAGGGTGAAGCGACAGGTGAAGCTGCAGGATGGCAAAGTGATCGAGGATTCGGGGCCGATTGTCTCCACCAACACCACCGAGGACACCGACAAACAGGAAACGGAAACCACTGAG AAACGCGACCTTGACCTGCCGGATGACCTCGATGGCAATGCCCAGCTGATCGACGTGGCCGCCCTGCAGGCGGGCGCCATAAATGAAACGCAGTTGGCCCAAATTCAAGAGGTCTTCGGACCGGCCGATGGAGCCGGAAAGCTGGTCAAGCGCATGGTTCCGCGTCCGGTGGATGGACTGGTGCGTCAAACGGACGACAAGAGGGTCATATCGCACGAGGAGATCAAGGACTACCACGAAACGGAGGACGTACAGCATCACGGCGACTTTACAGATCAG aCCTACGTGAACGCAGTTCGCGACGGAGTCGAGAACCTAGAGGCCGTGCTCTGTTCGCCGGAGAGCCAGCGGCAGTTGGTGCCGCTCGGACCCAAGGTGGTTGCCAACCGGAGCAAGTCGCGAAAGACCATCGATTCGGAGGACACACAGAAGCGCTGCCTGGCCCAGGAGGACGGCACCCTGGTCACCGAGAGTCGACGGACCACCGAGCACGAGTTGATCGTCGACGACGAACTGCCCGACCCGCCTGCCAACGGCGCCTCCGATGATCTTGGCCTGCAGCTGCAGGTGGGCGAGCAGGTGACAACGACGGCGGCCAACCAGCGGTTCTTCCGCCAACGGGACGAGCAGCATGTGGACGTGCTAGCCAACGGTCGGCTCCAATCCACCGAGATGCGCTACGCCGCCGAGACCACCCAGATGGACAAGGACGGTCCCACCGATCTGGAGCGACCAGGTGACTGGGACAGTCTATCCGACCGGATGCGCAAGCTTCGCCgatcccagcagcagcaacagaagg AGGTGGCTTTGCTGGCGGATCGCAAGGATGCGCTCACCAAGCGACCCCTGGACTTTGATCGCGAGGAGGAGACGCGCAAGGGCGAGACCATGAAGTGGCTGGAGTCGCACTTTGGCAGCGAGTCCACCGCCTCCAACGATTCCCGCGACGACGAGGCCGATGCCGAGGTGGAGCCCACCAAGAAGAGTTACTTCAATGTGACGATCAAGTCGCAGAGCCATGCCCAATCCCACCTGGCCACCCAGCAGCATTCGCATCCGCAGCACATCTCGCATGGCCATCATCCACAGACTTTGCCCAGAAGCGCCGAGAGGGAACGGGAGCGCGAGAGGGAACGCGAAAGGGAGCGGGAGAGGGAAAGGGAACGGGAGCGGGATAGGGATCGCCATCCCCTGGCCATGACCGCATCCGCCTCGCAGGAGCGCAAGGCACCGGCCAATTCGGCTGGCGGTCGCTCCAAGTACTTCCAGGGCATCTCGAACTGGTCGGAACGCAAGGATCCCGGTCCGCCGGTCAATCACTTCTCGTCGCAGGCCTTTCGCGACGATCTGCAGGAGACCATCCGTCGCAATGGCCTCAAGAAGAAGGTCAGCGGTCCCGGCTCCAGTCAGGGATCAGCCCTGGCTCAGGAGACGGTGGTCCAGCCCAAGGATAGCTATGTCAGCCGCGAGGATATACTGCAGCAAAAGCGCCAGAGCCTGTCCTCCCAGTTCCTGGCCCGCTCGATGCGTGGCTCGCGCGATGCTCTGGACGACCTGGAGGCCATACCGGGACCGGGACCAGGTCCATCCATGATATCACCGCGTGCCGAAGAGCCCTCGCACAAACGGGTGGCCTACGGTCATCGCGGCAACAATGGCACCCACATTAATGGCCATGCTTTGAATGGAGTGGCTCCCACTCTGGTCAATGGCCGGGGAAAGAGCTATGAGCCACCAGCTCCTCCGCCGGCCGCAGTTCCTCCACTAGAATTTGGCGGCGGTGGCAGCCAGCTGGGCCAAAATCCGCGACCCACTGTCCCGCAGCGACGACGTGCCATCGAAAAGAAGCTGGGCGAGCACAGCCACAcccacagccacagccacagccactCATCCCACACATCGCATAGCGCCCATCTGCCAGTCAAGTCGCAGGCTCCAATGCCGTCGCAGCTTAACCAATTGGAGCCTCCTCCGGACTACTCGCCGCCGCCCAGGAGTCGCAGTCGTTCGTCATCGCCGCAGGTCGATTACCTGATGACCAG GGAGATGCCTGCCAGCACAATGACGCTCAGccggaagcagcagcagcgcacCCGATTTGCACCCACATCCAGTTATCCGCCGGCAACTGGAGGTACTGGTAACCTCCGGCCACCTGGAGCCACCTCGGTGTCCACTTCGAATCTATCGGCCATGAGCGGCGGCGTCAGTACGTCCAAGTCGAGCCGCATGGGTCAGGTGATTGGCAATTCGCTGCGCAAGCTGGTCAGCAAAATCCGTTCGGCCAGTGCGGAGCGTAAGTTTCGCATGAAATCGGCTGCCAGCAAGTCGCGCGAGCAATCGCCCAGTCCAGGACAAGATCCGCGGGGCGTTGGTCCTCCGGTGACCACCTATCAGCAGTACAATGTGATCGATGGGCATATCGGTAGCCACGATTCCGAGGATTCCAATAGCGACAATCAGCGACGCAGGGAGCGGGAGAGGGAGCGCGAAAGAGAGcgggaacgggaacgggagCGTGATCCTCTCAAGCAAGAGTCCCAGTCGCGACAAAATTTCAAGCGTGCCGAATCCGCGGATCCCCAACTGCAGCACCTGGAGCAGGCCATAAGTCCCAGGCAGCGGTACTACCTGGGCGAAGATCCCTACTCCAGCACGCTCTATGGCAAGGAGAATCACTACGAACGACGACCACGTCAGCG TAACATGGAGCGCACGGATGAGCGAATGGAACGATTGGAGCGCTTAGAGCGGGAGGATGACTACTACGAGTCCAGGGCACCACCACCAGTGACGGCTGCGCACACCTTGGGTCGCTACCAGAAGCATGGCCAGCGCTTCAGTGGCTCCACGCCCAATctgcaccagcagcagcaagatTACCGCTCGGCTCAGACGTTGCCACGCAAGCTGCACGAGCAGCGCACCCAGAGATTTGGGAATGCCATGGAGAAGCAACCGGCTCCGGGCAGGGGGAGCTACCTTTCTGCTTCcggacaacagcagcagtcaAGGGGGATTCCCCATAATCAGAATCAGCAAAATCAGCAGAATCCTAACCCAAGCCCGAGCATCAACGGCAATCCAAATCCAATGCAGGCACAGCAAGGACCGGCCAAGCCGGCTCGCACCTACGCCAAGGTCCTGAACCGCAGCAAGAGCTTCAATGTGCACGGCATGAACGGCAGCAACGATCCTAGTCCCATTTACATCGAGAAGCTCACAAGGAACAACTATCAGCAGCGTCAGGAGCCGAGCTTTGGCTACGGCCTTGGCCAGGGACCCAATGCCAATTACAAGTCCAATCCGCATCTATTCTCTGGCAAGGACAACTCGCTGAAAAGCGGCCTCAAGAGTCCATCGATTGTGAATCTCATCAGTCGTAGTCAGAAGGACCTAACCAAGATTGCTGGTAACGATGAGGATGACGTGGGCTATCCGGAGCAGGACAAGAAGCAGTTGTATCTGCGCGGCCTGCACCAGCAGGCGCCAGACCTATACCGGGTGATCCATGGCGACGAAGATTACGGGTCGCGAAAGTATCCGCTGCAGGCCAAGTATTCGCTGGACTCGCGTTCCCCGCCATCCGTGGAGCTCAACAAGGATACGGCGAGCATTGTGCGGCGCAGCAGCGAGGTGGACCACCAGCAGAGCCATCACCAcaaccagcagcaccaccagcaccacatCCAGagccaccagcagcagaaccTAAGGCGTGGTTCGGGTGCCACCATCATTGAGCTGCGCCATCGCAAGTGA
- the chas gene encoding chascon, isoform A: MALSKTIKSKAGAKDEQNELVEFEPKDDEESNEVTASNCDTEAITKEEEWITKRKTELTTTRQIETRVKRQVKLQDGKVIEDSGPIVSTNTTEDTDKQETETTEKRDLDLPDDLDGNAQLIDVAALQAGAINETQLAQIQEVFGPADGAGKLVKRMVPRPVDGLVRQTDDKRVISHEEIKDYHETEDVQHHGDFTDQTYVNAVRDGVENLEAVLCSPESQRQLVPLGPKVVANRSKSRKTIDSEDTQKRCLAQEDGTLVTESRRTTEHELIVDDELPDPPANGASDDLGLQLQVGEQVTTTAANQRFFRQRDEQHVDVLANGRLQSTEMRYAAETTQMDKDGPTDLERPGDWDSLSDRMRKLRRSQQQQQKEVALLADRKDALTKRPLDFDREEETRKGETMKWLESHFGSESTASNDSRDDEADAEVEPTKKSYFNVTIKSQSHAQSHLATQQHSHPQHISHGHHPQTLPRSAERERERERERERERERERERERDRDRHPLAMTASASQERKAPANSAGGRSKYFQGISNWSERKDPGPPVNHFSSQAFRDDLQETIRRNGLKKKVSGPGSSQGSALAQETVVQPKDSYVSREDILQQKRQSLSSQFLARSMRGSRDALDDLEAIPGPGPGPSMISPRAEEPSHKRVAYGHRGNNGTHINGHALNGVAPTLVNGRGKSYEPPAPPPAAVPPLEFGGGGSQLGQNPRPTVPQRRRAIEKKLGEHSHTHSHSHSHSSHTSHSAHLPVKSQAPMPSQLNQLEPPPDYSPPPRSRSRSSSPQVDYLMTREMPASTMTLSRKQQQRTRFAPTSSYPPATGGTGNLRPPGATSVSTSNLSAMSGGVSTSKSSRMGQVIGNSLRKLVSKIRSASAERKFRMKSAASKSREQSPSPGQDPRGVGPPVTTYQQYNVIDGHIGSHDSEDSNSDNQRRRERERERERERERERERDPLKQESQSRQNFKRAESADPQLQHLEQAISPRQRYYLGEDPYSSTLYGKENHYERRPRQRNMERTDERMERLERLEREDDYYESRAPPPVTAAHTLGRYQKHGQRFSGSTPNLHQQQQDYRSAQTLPRKLHEQRTQRFGNAMEKQPAPGRGSYLSASGQQQQSRGIPHNQNQQNQQNPNPSPSINGNPNPMQAQQGPAKPARTYAKVLNRSKSFNVHGMNGSNDPSPIYIEKLTRNNYQQRQEPSFGYGLGQGPNANYKSNPHLFSGKDNSLKSGLKSPSIVNLISRSQKDLTKIAGNDEDDVGYPEQDKKQLYLRGLHQQAPDLYRVIHGDEDYGSRKYPLQAKYSLDSRSPPSVELNKDTASIVRRSSEVDHQQSHHHNQQHHQHHIQSHQQQNLRRGSGATIIELRHRK, translated from the exons ATGGCTTTAAGCAAGACCATCAAATCAAAAGCTGGCGCCAAAGACGAACAAAACGAACTG GTCGAATTCGAACCCAAAGACGACGAGGAAAGCAACGAGGTCACGGCAAGCAATTGCGATACAGAAGCTATTACCAAAGAAG AGGAGTGGATAACGAAGCGCAAGACAGAACTAACAACTACCAGACAGATCGAGACGAGGGTGAAGCGACAGGTGAAGCTGCAGGATGGCAAAGTGATCGAGGATTCGGGGCCGATTGTCTCCACCAACACCACCGAGGACACCGACAAACAGGAAACGGAAACCACTGAG AAACGCGACCTTGACCTGCCGGATGACCTCGATGGCAATGCCCAGCTGATCGACGTGGCCGCCCTGCAGGCGGGCGCCATAAATGAAACGCAGTTGGCCCAAATTCAAGAGGTCTTCGGACCGGCCGATGGAGCCGGAAAGCTGGTCAAGCGCATGGTTCCGCGTCCGGTGGATGGACTGGTGCGTCAAACGGACGACAAGAGGGTCATATCGCACGAGGAGATCAAGGACTACCACGAAACGGAGGACGTACAGCATCACGGCGACTTTACAGATCAG aCCTACGTGAACGCAGTTCGCGACGGAGTCGAGAACCTAGAGGCCGTGCTCTGTTCGCCGGAGAGCCAGCGGCAGTTGGTGCCGCTCGGACCCAAGGTGGTTGCCAACCGGAGCAAGTCGCGAAAGACCATCGATTCGGAGGACACACAGAAGCGCTGCCTGGCCCAGGAGGACGGCACCCTGGTCACCGAGAGTCGACGGACCACCGAGCACGAGTTGATCGTCGACGACGAACTGCCCGACCCGCCTGCCAACGGCGCCTCCGATGATCTTGGCCTGCAGCTGCAGGTGGGCGAGCAGGTGACAACGACGGCGGCCAACCAGCGGTTCTTCCGCCAACGGGACGAGCAGCATGTGGACGTGCTAGCCAACGGTCGGCTCCAATCCACCGAGATGCGCTACGCCGCCGAGACCACCCAGATGGACAAGGACGGTCCCACCGATCTGGAGCGACCAGGTGACTGGGACAGTCTATCCGACCGGATGCGCAAGCTTCGCCgatcccagcagcagcaacagaagg AGGTGGCTTTGCTGGCGGATCGCAAGGATGCGCTCACCAAGCGACCCCTGGACTTTGATCGCGAGGAGGAGACGCGCAAGGGCGAGACCATGAAGTGGCTGGAGTCGCACTTTGGCAGCGAGTCCACCGCCTCCAACGATTCCCGCGACGACGAGGCCGATGCCGAGGTGGAGCCCACCAAGAAGAGTTACTTCAATGTGACGATCAAGTCGCAGAGCCATGCCCAATCCCACCTGGCCACCCAGCAGCATTCGCATCCGCAGCACATCTCGCATGGCCATCATCCACAGACTTTGCCCAGAAGCGCCGAGAGGGAACGGGAGCGCGAGAGGGAACGCGAAAGGGAGCGGGAGAGGGAAAGGGAACGGGAGCGGGATAGGGATCGCCATCCCCTGGCCATGACCGCATCCGCCTCGCAGGAGCGCAAGGCACCGGCCAATTCGGCTGGCGGTCGCTCCAAGTACTTCCAGGGCATCTCGAACTGGTCGGAACGCAAGGATCCCGGTCCGCCGGTCAATCACTTCTCGTCGCAGGCCTTTCGCGACGATCTGCAGGAGACCATCCGTCGCAATGGCCTCAAGAAGAAGGTCAGCGGTCCCGGCTCCAGTCAGGGATCAGCCCTGGCTCAGGAGACGGTGGTCCAGCCCAAGGATAGCTATGTCAGCCGCGAGGATATACTGCAGCAAAAGCGCCAGAGCCTGTCCTCCCAGTTCCTGGCCCGCTCGATGCGTGGCTCGCGCGATGCTCTGGACGACCTGGAGGCCATACCGGGACCGGGACCAGGTCCATCCATGATATCACCGCGTGCCGAAGAGCCCTCGCACAAACGGGTGGCCTACGGTCATCGCGGCAACAATGGCACCCACATTAATGGCCATGCTTTGAATGGAGTGGCTCCCACTCTGGTCAATGGCCGGGGAAAGAGCTATGAGCCACCAGCTCCTCCGCCGGCCGCAGTTCCTCCACTAGAATTTGGCGGCGGTGGCAGCCAGCTGGGCCAAAATCCGCGACCCACTGTCCCGCAGCGACGACGTGCCATCGAAAAGAAGCTGGGCGAGCACAGCCACAcccacagccacagccacagccactCATCCCACACATCGCATAGCGCCCATCTGCCAGTCAAGTCGCAGGCTCCAATGCCGTCGCAGCTTAACCAATTGGAGCCTCCTCCGGACTACTCGCCGCCGCCCAGGAGTCGCAGTCGTTCGTCATCGCCGCAGGTCGATTACCTGATGACCAG GGAGATGCCTGCCAGCACAATGACGCTCAGccggaagcagcagcagcgcacCCGATTTGCACCCACATCCAGTTATCCGCCGGCAACTGGAGGTACTGGTAACCTCCGGCCACCTGGAGCCACCTCGGTGTCCACTTCGAATCTATCGGCCATGAGCGGCGGCGTCAGTACGTCCAAGTCGAGCCGCATGGGTCAGGTGATTGGCAATTCGCTGCGCAAGCTGGTCAGCAAAATCCGTTCGGCCAGTGCGGAGCGTAAGTTTCGCATGAAATCGGCTGCCAGCAAGTCGCGCGAGCAATCGCCCAGTCCAGGACAAGATCCGCGGGGCGTTGGTCCTCCGGTGACCACCTATCAGCAGTACAATGTGATCGATGGGCATATCGGTAGCCACGATTCCGAGGATTCCAATAGCGACAATCAGCGACGCAGGGAGCGGGAGAGGGAGCGCGAAAGAGAGcgggaacgggaacgggagCGTGATCCTCTCAAGCAAGAGTCCCAGTCGCGACAAAATTTCAAGCGTGCCGAATCCGCGGATCCCCAACTGCAGCACCTGGAGCAGGCCATAAGTCCCAGGCAGCGGTACTACCTGGGCGAAGATCCCTACTCCAGCACGCTCTATGGCAAGGAGAATCACTACGAACGACGACCACGTCAGCG TAACATGGAGCGCACGGATGAGCGAATGGAACGATTGGAGCGCTTAGAGCGGGAGGATGACTACTACGAGTCCAGGGCACCACCACCAGTGACGGCTGCGCACACCTTGGGTCGCTACCAGAAGCATGGCCAGCGCTTCAGTGGCTCCACGCCCAATctgcaccagcagcagcaagatTACCGCTCGGCTCAGACGTTGCCACGCAAGCTGCACGAGCAGCGCACCCAGAGATTTGGGAATGCCATGGAGAAGCAACCGGCTCCGGGCAGGGGGAGCTACCTTTCTGCTTCcggacaacagcagcagtcaAGGGGGATTCCCCATAATCAGAATCAGCAAAATCAGCAGAATCCTAACCCAAGCCCGAGCATCAACGGCAATCCAAATCCAATGCAGGCACAGCAAGGACCGGCCAAGCCGGCTCGCACCTACGCCAAGGTCCTGAACCGCAGCAAGAGCTTCAATGTGCACGGCATGAACGGCAGCAACGATCCTAGTCCCATTTACATCGAGAAGCTCACAAGGAACAACTATCAGCAGCGTCAGGAGCCGAGCTTTGGCTACGGCCTTGGCCAGGGACCCAATGCCAATTACAAGTCCAATCCGCATCTATTCTCTGGCAAGGACAACTCGCTGAAAAGCGGCCTCAAGAGTCCATCGATTGTGAATCTCATCAGTCGTAGTCAGAAGGACCTAACCAAGATTGCTGGTAACGATGAGGATGACGTGGGCTATCCGGAGCAGGACAAGAAGCAGTTGTATCTGCGCGGCCTGCACCAGCAGGCGCCAGACCTATACCGGGTGATCCATGGCGACGAAGATTACGGGTCGCGAAAGTATCCGCTGCAGGCCAAGTATTCGCTGGACTCGCGTTCCCCGCCATCCGTGGAGCTCAACAAGGATACGGCGAGCATTGTGCGGCGCAGCAGCGAGGTGGACCACCAGCAGAGCCATCACCAcaaccagcagcaccaccagcaccacatCCAGagccaccagcagcagaaccTAAGGCGTGGTTCGGGTGCCACCATCATTGAGCTGCGCCATCGCAAGTGA